From Pseudomonadales bacterium, one genomic window encodes:
- the mnmC gene encoding FAD-dependent 5-carboxymethylaminomethyl-2-thiouridine(34) oxidoreductase MnmC has translation MTEHSLYQWRLTHPKLDWQLGATPMASAYDDVYFSQQNALAEIDYVFIDGNNLSQRFKTAQQQGEIFTIAETGFGTGLNFLKTAQLWLNSLQTSQSAHQSQLHFISVEAHPLKPEDLQHALNFWPSLNPLSQSLIDLYPMPFKGWHTIDFAPLGINIQLSIFFGDVKAAFSEMLVNQHPSVRRHAKQSVNAWYLDGFAPAKNPAMWSDTVFELMAKLSSRNTSFATFTAAGFVKRGLKKYGFEVRKAPGFGNKRERLIGQFYGIPEISPALAASSQASKFGDFWSHYQTDDEAIISPKQSKVAIIGAGIAGLSCAFQLACSGYQVTVYESNAKAMSAASGNPEAVLFPKLSPHLSDFAQFNLNSLQYAMRHYQQLNQLSQKHHHQQPAHFCGLLQCIDADDQNQAKHLDQLFNKLCQWIPAEQASKVAGTTLHHDCLYYPKLGYIRPAELAALYLSHENIVLHTNTTVTKLSASNTITKRWRLTYTSDSSDHTATIANANAYNNADSAVKLALEKETKNEAEADIVVICNAAAAVDLLPDQTLDIKTIRGQIDQLTINSARHQALQAVICHQGYITPPRQSTAVTHQYHFGASYDLANDSAQICEQSSNYNMAKLRHYLPSFTAEAIAENKHQLGESAARVGFRCTSKDYMPITGPVPDSSSLVEQFALYRKNAKAFIPNAMKNQTGLFINIGFGSRGYTSAPYCAWIIEQYIRQSVMPIEHRLLAKLHPARFAIKQLKRNQ, from the coding sequence TTGACCGAGCACTCTTTATATCAGTGGCGTTTAACTCACCCCAAGCTTGACTGGCAATTGGGCGCTACGCCGATGGCTAGTGCCTATGATGACGTCTATTTTAGCCAGCAGAATGCACTGGCTGAAATAGACTATGTATTTATCGACGGCAATAATTTAAGCCAGCGATTTAAAACCGCACAACAACAAGGTGAGATATTTACCATTGCCGAGACCGGCTTCGGCACCGGGCTAAATTTTTTAAAAACCGCGCAACTTTGGCTCAACAGTCTGCAGACTTCGCAGTCAGCGCATCAATCACAGCTGCACTTTATCTCTGTAGAGGCGCACCCACTTAAACCAGAAGATCTGCAGCATGCGCTTAACTTTTGGCCCAGCCTTAATCCGCTCAGTCAGTCGCTAATCGACTTATATCCGATGCCTTTCAAAGGCTGGCATACGATCGACTTTGCGCCATTGGGTATTAATATTCAATTGAGTATCTTCTTTGGAGATGTAAAGGCGGCATTTAGCGAAATGCTGGTTAATCAGCACCCGTCAGTGCGTCGTCATGCCAAACAATCAGTTAATGCCTGGTATTTAGATGGCTTTGCACCTGCTAAAAATCCGGCCATGTGGTCAGACACGGTGTTTGAATTGATGGCCAAATTGAGTTCGCGCAACACCAGCTTTGCAACGTTTACAGCCGCAGGCTTTGTGAAGCGCGGGCTAAAAAAATACGGCTTTGAGGTGCGCAAGGCGCCTGGCTTTGGCAATAAACGCGAACGCTTAATCGGGCAGTTTTACGGCATACCAGAGATTTCCCCAGCATTAGCTGCATCCTCGCAGGCGAGTAAATTCGGTGACTTTTGGTCACACTACCAAACCGACGACGAAGCTATAATATCGCCAAAGCAAAGCAAGGTGGCGATTATAGGTGCCGGCATAGCAGGACTCAGCTGTGCTTTCCAGCTGGCTTGCTCAGGCTATCAAGTTACCGTCTACGAATCTAACGCAAAAGCCATGTCTGCTGCTTCTGGCAACCCTGAAGCGGTATTATTTCCAAAACTATCACCTCATCTAAGCGACTTTGCGCAGTTCAACCTCAACAGCTTGCAATATGCTATGCGCCATTACCAGCAACTTAATCAGTTGAGTCAGAAACATCACCACCAGCAACCAGCGCATTTTTGTGGCTTACTACAATGCATCGACGCAGACGATCAAAACCAGGCTAAGCACCTTGATCAGCTTTTTAACAAGCTCTGTCAATGGATACCAGCGGAGCAGGCGAGTAAAGTTGCTGGCACAACGCTGCATCATGATTGTTTGTATTACCCGAAGCTAGGCTATATTCGACCGGCCGAATTAGCAGCGCTTTACTTATCGCATGAGAATATTGTTTTACATACCAATACTACTGTGACCAAGCTCAGCGCATCTAACACGATTACAAAGCGTTGGCGGCTAACTTATACATCTGACAGCAGCGATCATACTGCCACCATAGCTAATGCTAATGCTTATAACAATGCAGATTCAGCTGTAAAGTTAGCGTTAGAGAAAGAGACAAAAAACGAGGCAGAAGCAGATATTGTGGTTATTTGTAACGCTGCAGCAGCGGTAGATCTATTGCCTGATCAAACACTAGACATCAAAACCATTCGCGGCCAGATTGACCAGTTAACTATTAATTCAGCTAGGCATCAGGCTCTACAAGCCGTGATCTGTCATCAGGGATATATCACCCCACCCCGTCAATCTACTGCTGTTACTCATCAATATCATTTTGGCGCCAGTTATGACTTAGCGAATGACTCAGCACAGATCTGCGAGCAGTCATCTAATTATAATATGGCAAAGCTGCGGCATTACTTACCCAGCTTTACAGCTGAAGCTATTGCAGAAAATAAACATCAGCTTGGGGAATCTGCGGCTCGTGTAGGCTTTCGCTGCACCAGCAAGGACTATATGCCAATCACTGGGCCAGTGCCCGATAGCTCATCGCTAGTTGAACAATTTGCGCTGTACCGCAAAAATGCAAAAGCGTTTATTCCAAATGCAATGAAAAACCAAACGGGTTTATTCATCAATATTGGCTTTGGCTCACGCGGATACACTAGTGCGCCATATTGTGCATGGATCATTGAACAATATATTCGTCAGTCTGTCATGCCGATTGAGCATAGGCTTCTGGCAAAACTACACCCTGCTCGGTTTGCAATTAAGCAACTAAAACGTAACCAGTGA
- a CDS encoding glutaminyl-peptide cyclotransferase yields the protein MKDILPRLNYYFAFLHLGIAYSFALLSFSNHVSADNAFSKIWHLTADDIVAEISLPKRCFTQGFLIRHDQLYLSCGRYGQSAVYRYAFQQEKLSLEGRYTLPAKLFAEGIALLQQQLMLLTWKSQSIIMLDSDVFSPTANILTAHEELWGLSDDGRNGVLLSDGSHQVFHYQHDQLYPILLPAQSSKKTFAAFSSKPSAALSAATRVYQLYWDRKPITAVNELEYIHDQLWFNQWQSHFIYRVSLDANKQQQQAEKIDISVLVERHQKDGVANGIAFDQRSQRLWLTGKNWGKAYAIPIARLSR from the coding sequence GTGAAAGATATCCTGCCGCGACTAAACTATTATTTTGCTTTTTTGCATCTAGGCATAGCATATTCTTTTGCTCTACTGAGTTTTAGTAATCATGTTAGTGCTGACAATGCGTTTTCCAAGATATGGCATTTAACAGCTGATGATATTGTCGCTGAAATCAGTCTACCTAAACGTTGTTTTACTCAAGGATTTTTAATTCGGCATGACCAACTTTACCTATCTTGCGGCCGCTACGGTCAGTCAGCGGTATACCGATATGCTTTCCAGCAAGAAAAGCTTAGCCTAGAAGGCCGCTACACCCTGCCAGCCAAGTTATTTGCCGAGGGTATCGCCTTGCTGCAGCAGCAGCTAATGCTGTTAACATGGAAAAGTCAGTCAATCATTATGCTCGACAGCGATGTATTCAGCCCTACCGCAAATATCTTAACTGCACATGAAGAATTGTGGGGGTTAAGCGATGATGGTCGTAATGGTGTGCTGCTATCAGATGGTAGTCATCAAGTATTTCATTACCAACATGATCAACTTTATCCAATTTTATTGCCGGCTCAATCGTCTAAAAAAACGTTTGCAGCGTTTTCTTCAAAACCCTCAGCTGCACTCTCTGCTGCGACACGCGTTTATCAACTTTACTGGGATCGTAAACCCATTACAGCAGTCAATGAGCTGGAATATATTCACGATCAACTCTGGTTTAACCAGTGGCAAAGTCATTTTATTTATCGGGTAAGCTTAGATGCAAATAAGCAGCAACAGCAGGCAGAGAAAATTGACATCAGCGTATTAGTCGAGCGTCATCAAAAAGATGGTGTTGCTAACGGAATCGCTTTCGATCAGCGCAGTCAGCGGCTATGGCTGACTGGCAAAAACTGGGGTAAGGCGTATGCCATACCGATTGCGCGATTATCACGCTAA
- a CDS encoding MMPL family transporter — protein MSAAQSSPQTNPFVHLGRYLLRYPKTALSLIILQMLILMSALPRMTVDTSAEGFLYDNAEPIVRYDAFRQEFGRDEFFVVAITGVDVFSLAFLEKLEMLHRRLEQRLDKLQKVESLVNVRSIYGEGDDLIAEELLETMPVDAAEVAIIKQRVQAKPVYYDRLINRDETAVAVMVKLIPFVQTGFEDGEAVYENLSEEEIYAAYNDILAIVAEVEDQFPENSLHVGGTQAIGSYMGTVLQKDFGQFTAVALLMVMVFLWTLFRRVSGVLIPIMVMIIGIVSCISLMVWMGFPMQITSSILPSFLLAVCVGDSVHLLSIFYHQYDSGDSKEGAILHALEHTGTAVLFTTLTTAAGLLTFATSEIRPVASLGLFAAIGSVVAFSTTILLIPVLLKLFSIKHKQLGDGQSAEDFDPTHMNQNSPIYKFTQACIFLAANHPKKISAFAVSLMVAACLIVPQIRFAQDALEWFPDDTPTKLAVQTIEREITGSLPFEIMIDSGEKQGVLDPAFLQRLDDWVESLKTTTLNGVDVVTASGLTTLIKETHQAMHNNSLDEYRVPNDRELIAQELLLIELDQADDLFQFTNKEFSKTRVTIIMPWGDSILFAQMQKELEQHYADAMGDMLDDYPIQITGVIPVFSKMFTSMISSAATSYFFAFAVICIMMITLLRSPIDGLISMIPNLLPILLVLSFMTIVDIPLDVFTVLIGSIALGLCVDDTVHFMHGFKSAYKKHGDTLLAIEQTLFSTGKAMLITTVVLVFGFLTFTLSELKNMDLFGVLTAACIFMALLADFLIAPALMIVRYGIKTND, from the coding sequence ATGTCTGCTGCCCAATCGTCGCCGCAAACCAATCCGTTTGTTCATCTTGGTCGATACTTACTACGCTACCCGAAAACTGCCCTAAGCTTGATCATTCTACAAATGTTGATCTTAATGTCAGCCTTGCCACGCATGACAGTCGATACCAGTGCCGAGGGTTTTCTCTACGATAATGCTGAACCAATTGTTCGTTATGATGCGTTTCGTCAAGAGTTTGGCCGTGACGAATTTTTTGTTGTCGCCATCACCGGTGTAGACGTGTTTAGTTTAGCTTTTTTAGAAAAGCTTGAAATGTTACATCGCCGCTTGGAGCAGCGGCTCGATAAGCTGCAGAAAGTAGAGTCATTGGTGAACGTGCGCAGTATTTATGGCGAAGGTGACGATCTGATTGCAGAAGAATTATTAGAAACCATGCCGGTTGACGCTGCCGAAGTCGCGATCATTAAGCAGCGTGTGCAAGCCAAGCCTGTGTATTATGACCGACTCATTAATCGTGATGAAACTGCCGTGGCGGTTATGGTGAAGCTTATTCCCTTTGTGCAAACTGGCTTCGAAGATGGCGAGGCCGTTTATGAGAATCTCTCTGAAGAGGAAATATACGCGGCCTACAATGATATTTTAGCGATTGTCGCTGAAGTGGAAGATCAGTTTCCTGAAAATAGTCTGCATGTTGGCGGTACCCAAGCGATTGGTAGCTATATGGGAACCGTGTTGCAGAAAGACTTTGGTCAGTTTACGGCGGTGGCCTTGCTGATGGTGATGGTGTTTCTTTGGACGCTTTTTAGACGGGTTTCCGGAGTATTGATTCCGATTATGGTGATGATTATTGGCATTGTTAGCTGTATCTCGTTGATGGTATGGATGGGCTTTCCGATGCAAATCACCTCGTCGATTTTACCCAGCTTTTTGCTCGCTGTCTGTGTAGGTGACTCGGTGCATCTGCTGTCGATTTTTTATCATCAGTATGACTCGGGTGACAGTAAAGAAGGCGCAATTTTACATGCGCTTGAGCATACCGGTACGGCAGTATTATTTACCACCTTAACGACAGCGGCGGGCTTGTTAACCTTTGCAACCTCTGAAATTCGTCCAGTTGCTAGTTTAGGTTTATTTGCTGCCATAGGCTCGGTGGTGGCTTTTTCCACAACCATATTGTTAATTCCGGTATTGCTAAAATTATTTTCGATTAAGCACAAGCAGTTGGGTGATGGTCAAAGTGCCGAAGACTTTGACCCTACCCATATGAATCAAAATTCGCCGATTTATAAATTCACCCAAGCCTGTATATTTTTGGCGGCGAATCACCCAAAGAAAATCAGCGCTTTTGCGGTATCGCTTATGGTCGCTGCCTGCCTCATCGTGCCGCAAATTCGCTTTGCGCAAGACGCACTGGAATGGTTCCCAGACGACACTCCGACTAAACTGGCGGTTCAAACGATTGAGCGAGAGATTACCGGCTCGTTACCGTTTGAAATCATGATTGATAGTGGTGAAAAACAAGGTGTTTTGGATCCAGCCTTTCTGCAACGTTTAGATGATTGGGTTGAAAGTTTAAAAACGACTACATTAAATGGGGTTGACGTTGTTACTGCAAGCGGCCTAACAACCTTGATTAAAGAAACGCACCAAGCGATGCATAATAATTCACTGGATGAGTATCGCGTTCCCAATGATCGAGAATTAATCGCGCAAGAATTGCTGTTGATTGAATTAGATCAAGCGGATGATTTATTTCAATTTACTAATAAAGAATTCAGTAAGACTCGGGTCACCATTATTATGCCCTGGGGCGACTCCATCTTATTTGCGCAAATGCAAAAGGAATTAGAACAGCATTATGCTGATGCGATGGGTGATATGTTAGACGACTATCCGATTCAAATCACAGGTGTAATTCCGGTGTTTTCAAAAATGTTCACCTCGATGATAAGCTCTGCTGCTACATCCTATTTTTTCGCATTCGCCGTAATCTGTATCATGATGATAACCTTATTGCGCAGCCCAATTGACGGCTTAATCAGCATGATTCCGAATTTATTGCCTATTTTGCTGGTATTGAGCTTTATGACCATTGTCGATATTCCGCTGGATGTCTTCACCGTATTGATTGGATCGATTGCGCTGGGGCTTTGTGTGGATGACACTGTGCACTTTATGCATGGCTTTAAGTCGGCTTATAAAAAACACGGCGATACATTGCTTGCGATTGAGCAGACTTTATTTTCTACCGGCAAGGCGATGTTGATAACTACGGTTGTATTAGTCTTTGGTTTTTTAACCTTCACATTATCAGAACTGAAGAATATGGATTTGTTCGGTGTGCTCACAGCGGCCTGTATTTTTATGGCCCTATTGGCAGATTTCTTAATTGCGCCAGCACTGATGATTGTTCGCTACGGCATTAAAACCAACGACTAA